The Podospora bellae-mahoneyi strain CBS 112042 chromosome 7, whole genome shotgun sequence genomic sequence CGTACTTCAGGTTTGATATAGGTATATGAGAGCTTTATTATTGGTGTCGCCCCCTGAGGATCGCCCGGCAGTGCTTACGGGTTGTGTGGAGAACAAGAGGCAACGTCATCGCCAAGATGCATGAAGTTCTGGAGTTTGACGGTCAAGGGACGCGTAAGAGCGTGACTCGGTGGTTGAAGTGTTATTTTGGGTGTTGGCTTAGGCACCTAGGTATTGAATGCATTCGGTTCTTCAGCATCTTGGAGAAATAACTAGACAGCAGAGTGAAGAATGCCTGTGTCAAGCGATTCTCCGGCCCGCTGCTGGTCAGCCTGCTGGCCTGGGCCGGCTCAACCCGCAGAATCAGGAGGGCAGGTTAGATGGCCTACTGCAGCAACGGCTCCTTTGAACAAGAAAGTTTGAGCTGGTTGATTAACGCAGTGACTTGTCTCCTTCCTAAAAATACAGGCTGCCATCAACTACCAAAAACAAGCCAGTGGCTGTGTGGGTTTTTGTCTCGTTCAATAATGCCGAGGATGATaagtggtggtttgtttgaGTCTCGCAATTGATCCTCACCCCAAGAAGTTGATCATTTGTTGCCGAGCAGAGGCGAACGTGGGAAGGGGACTGGAATTTATGACGTTCTTCAtcccttctttttcatcTTCTTAAGCCGATGTCTTCTTTTTACCCTTTTATTTTGACATCTTCTCTCAAAccaaaaagtaaaaaatcATGGTCCGATTATCACCACTACCTCTCGCAGCCCTCCTGCTGCCAtccctcatcgccgcccaatcaaccatcctctcctcaccaccaccaccaccagcttcaGAAACAGCCTGCAACAACTCCCCCGACCTCTGCTCCCGCTCCTACTCCAACATAACCCACATCGGCGCCCACAACTCGGCCTTCCTCCGCGACGCCTCCACCGGCAACTCCATCGCCGGCAACCAATACTACaacgccaccctcgccctctcctccggccTCCGCCTCTTACAGGCTCAAGTCCACCTCCAcgacaacaccctcaagCTCTGCCACACCCTCTGCGACCTCCTCGACGCCGGCCCCCTCGAgaccttcctctcctccatggCCAGCTggctcttcctcaacccaaaTGAAGTCAtcacccttctcctcgtAAACTCCGactcccaacccatcacctccttcgcctccctcttcgaatcctcctccctctcccaatACGGCTTCatccccaccaacaccaccaccatttgGCCCACCCTATCAGAAATGATatccctcaaccaccgcctAGTAACCTTCATaaccaacatcaccccctccccttcgtcTCCTTACCTCCTCCCTGAATTCTCATACATCTTCGAAacccccttcaacaacacctccccctcctccttcacttGCACCCTCGACCGCCCCCTttccgccggcgccgcctccgccgctcTATCCTCCGGCCTGCTACCCCTGCTGAATCACTTCCTCTACGTCGACCTCTCCTCCGGGATCCAGATCCCAAACGTCGACTTCATCGACTCGACCAACTCCCCTGATCTTGTCACCACCGGTTCCTTAGGCAGACACGCAGAGCTTTGCTCCGGACAGGACCAGTGGGGCACAAAACCGGTGTTTGTCCTTGTAGACTTTTTCAACCGTGGACCTGCGATAGAGACGGGCGACAGGCTCAACGGGATACAAGGGAAGACAGCTGGGAGGACAACCTTACCCGTGGAGGGGAGCGGTGGTGcagctgctggtgctgcgaCTGGGGATGCAGCCGGGGCGAGGGGGAATCTCAAGGCTTTTGGGGCGCTGGTGGGCTTTTTGGGGGTGGCCTTGGTTGTTCTCTGATCCGGTGTGGTTTTTCTGGGTCAAATGATTGGAAACGAACACAGCATGACATAGCATAGCGAGGGCGTTTGGTTCAAACTCTGAACTTGATATTGGATATTGGATACCTAGTAAAGATAAgacaagaacaaaagaaTGTTGCAACAGATAAATTGCGAAAGTCCCCCATGGTAAATAATAACAAGGTTCCGCACTCAAAAAACATTGCATGAGATTCAGTCTAGTCTAATACGCTCTGGGAGAACCAGGCGCATCCTGTGACTCAAGGACAGcaaaggggaggttgagctgAACGAATCAGGAAGAAGACAACTGTGTTTGTGATTATGGGACGAGTCggggaaaggagaagggagcaaaagaggaggaaagggaggtAGGAGAGAAGTTGAGGGCAGCAACACTGGCCCGGGAagggcgagggcgacgacgacgacgacaacacccccctcaactGGATACGAACTCCGGACAACACTACTCCGTAACAAGCTCgatgagagagaaaaaagaaaaaaaaagtccaGATAACAGCTTTAGAGTTTTGCAAGAGAGGAGAGTGCTGCCGTCATatctgtcgtcgtcggcgttgcCGTGGGGAAGTTTGCTCGTGATGGAATGGTTCAAAGGGATGATCAAAGTGGAAATGGGAAAAAATTGACCAGGCAGAGGCTGAGAAAACTTTCTGTACTGTGGAGTCGCATGCACAGACCATACCATAGCCTGGTAGTGGGGCACCAATCTCTACAACGGATTGCCCTGCTGGAAGCTCACTGTAGCTTCGCTGTAGCTTCGCTGCAAGTGTGAAGCTGCTTGTACTTGCTGATAGTCCAAGCTGTTGTGTTGTGGGGAAGTGAGGGTTGGGGCCATACCCTCCTCCTTATGATGAGGTGCTGCTTGTCAAGAAGTTTGGATTTCCTGGGTTATTTAAAAAAGGGGTGTTATCACCTCTGGTGTGTCTCATGAGTGTGCAGTTGTTGCAAGCTGACCACAAAACTGTTGAGAAAGTGATGGCACGAAATGACTCTCGGACCAACGAGTCAAtgttccttcttcttttgttgagAAACAGTTGACGCATAGAGACTCATGGTGTTGCGAGCATTGTGAGGTGGAAAGAGCATACGTACCTAGGCATTATCGTACTTTCCAACTGTGGGGTGCTGGGAAGGAGCTGTCTCTGGGTATGAACCTTCTTTTGCTAGGAAGGGGAGCTTCTATTTAGAAAGGGCATCCAGGGGGGAGCTCATCCGCCAATGGTCCACGTTTTGGGCCAGGAGCTCTTCCTCTGAGGAGCTCCCGTCGGTTGCACCTACCTACTTCGGAAATATTCCACAGGAAAGCAACCATCTTTGGAAGCGCCTTTTGGAAGCCGCAAAGTGAGaaagctgctgttgatgtggCCGTGTTCTTTGGGGAGAAACCTCTTGTATGTAATTGCTACGGTGGAAGCCCAACTTCTGGAAGCTGAGAGCACGAGGTCCAATTACGTAGCTCCAGGGTAATTTCTATGACGGTGGATGGAGGAGTACTGCGATTGCTGGGTGTGGACGGCGTGAAGATGGTGAAATTGGGTGATCCGGGGAAGGGTCCTGTGAGACCGTAGTGTTGCCCGTTCTTCACCTTGGTGTCGACGAGAGACTGACAAGAGCGGTGCTGATTCACGGAGAGAGCTCCGGGTGGCCTGCTCGCTCATGTTGCCACACCTGGCGTTCCGGAAGCCACATGATGGCGGTGCCGAAATCATATTCAAGCGCAACGGCACTCCCACAAAGTTCGGAACCACGTGGGAACCTAAGAGTTGAACTGTCATGTAGTCTGTCAATACCTGGTCATAACCAAATACGAGTCAGCGCGACAGAAGCTTGGTTTGGTAGCGTCCACCGGTCGGTTGACACAATGGATCATGGGGCTTTTCATCGAGATCTGAGTGTGGAGTGGTGACCACTGGAAAATCGGCCATCGATAATGTCTGGGGAAGGGAAGCCGTTGGCAGATACATtctttattttaattatgCTTAACTCCCAGCTTTGTGGAGCAGTATCGTGACGTGTTTGGAATTCTTTAGCTTGCGAAATCGGTGAAGCCTGAGCTTTGCGGAGACCTTTCGAAAGATTTCCTTTCTAAAGCTGAGTTTGATGTTTGGATAGGATGTCGTCCCCTTGGTTTGGGTTGATGGTTTTCAAATTGATAACTACAAGAAAAGTTCTCAGTTGCTATTAGACACAAGGGCCTTGCTCTACCCTTTTCTTTGTAGACAACCTCGTGTAGTTGGATGTTTACTTACAGCTCTAGCGATATGTACCAATGCTTCTTAAGAACGTCCTTGCTCAGCTAGATGTTCAACATCATTCAATCTATGCTTCAACCGCTCAGGTTGTACAAAAATACCCTGACATGCCCCGGTGTCACACTCGCAACCAATGGCAAGCACCGCCCGCTGAACTGCGTTGGTGCATGTATTGTTACTGAGCCGCAAGATTACTTTGGAAGCGAAAGAGAATGGAGCATGACGGCAGCTCAGGATGAGGGGGCCGATTGAAGTTCTGGCAATAGCAGAGGGTTCTATAAACTCTTTCCCAGCCACCGGCATCTGGCCGACTCAGCAGCAAACCCGAGAGCTTGGATCGGGGTGCACACGGCATGCGAGAAAGGCCTGTTGCCTTTTCCTAGATCTCCGGTCTGCCATGTCAGTCAGCACATACGGCAGACAGGGACGTGGATTCGATCGATCGGCAGGGCTGAAACCGTCTGGCAGCTACTCGTACAGAAACCGGGGGGAGCTCTGGGGGTGATTTCTTTCATGTGTTCTCTGTCGACCGAAAATGTCATGCTGGTTTGCTGTGTTGGTCAGATATTTGTGTCGTTGACTCGGGCACCCTCTCGAAACGGCAATGCATCGCGATGGGATACGCTTTCGAAGGTCGTCGGCGTGGCCGTGAATCAAGGTTTGTATGCTGGACGCTAGCCTCGCATCCGGACTCGGTGACGGCGACTCGTAGGTCCCATGTAATGGCTTGGGCTTTAAGCTCTCGGTCCTTCACCGAAAGGTCTGGCGAGTGCATCCGTCGAAGTCGAGCCGGTCACGTCAAGGCAGATAGATGGCAGACGGTGTAATACCGACCCCTTCTTACAGAGAGTGGTATCCCACCCTTCTTTGGCGTGGCCCTGTCGAAGCTCAAGTACTGCAGACCCCCTGCATCCCCTGCATGCCGTCCCCTTTGGGCTAGACGTGTGATAGGTCAGAGATAGATTGAGCCCtttggggaggtgttgaagctGGAGCATGTGTGGTCTTCCAGAACACAGCGGCAGGCAGCATTCATTGGCGAAAGGGTGTGAGGGCTGCGGCGCGGCTAAAAACAAGCAGGATGAACATGATTATGGAGGCACCAAGTATTCCACTCGAGATCGCGATGCAGGGGGGTGCTTCAAGTGAGCAttgaagaaagaaacaagtCATCAGGAAGACCTAGAGCAAAGACTGAGAAGAGAAAatatcccccttccccccaaaaaaatacTCATCAACTCGCGCAAGTATAAAACCAGCCAGGGCATCGAAGGGCTTGGCCTATTCGAGAAGGTAGAGAGGTTAGTGCGCCTCAGACTTGCATTTAAGAACCCACGCTTTGGACACCCCGCGGCTACTCGTCTCAATGCCACCAAGGACAGCCCGTCCCTTTTCGATCGAGACCGACGCCGGGCACGGATTGTGGTCGAGTTGGGAAGGTAGAGCATTCTGCATTGAAATTGTATCGATATTGAACAATGGCGAGAATGGGCATCAGTTATGATGTACAACCGCTATCATGGCTGTTTGGTGATGCTGACGTGCTCTCCGAGTCCTTCTCCATAATCCGGGGACTATATGATGCGATACCATGACGATCACTCCGTGTTGGTTTGATCGTTCTTGCACCTAGCTTCAAGGCGCGGGGTGGCAGTGGTGCGCATCGGTGGCCCAGAATGCTCATATGACCCAAGAGGACGGGTCTTCCCGAGTAATAATGGGTAGTGATGACGGGATGGATGTCTTTGTTGAGACACAAGAAGCACAAGAAACACGAGAAGATACCAAAAAGAGACACAAAGACAAAGAAGGGCCCGTGATGATGATTAATACAGTAATGGCAGGCTTATCGGCCTTAGCGTGTTCTACAGCCCTTCTCGAAGGCAGCCAGAAGCTTGGATGGTTTGTCGAGAGCCAACCCGCCCCCCGGCTATCCCTGAGATTGCACCTTTCCCGCCTTTGCAGCTGCGCTTCCGTGCGCTTCATCTGGGCGGGCGCTGTGAATGGCTGAACCGGGGTGCCGACCGCGAGGAGGGGGCGCTTCTCCACACCTTCTAGTAACCCTGCTCGAaaaaccccccccttccattTCCAGGTTACTCATTCCACCATCTTTCCTCCACTGCCCGCTAAAACACCTGGTCTCGCGCCAGTTGCCAGACGCCAGACGCCGGCGTTCCCCAACTCAATCAAGTCACCTTCTGGAATAAAACCACGGTCTGTGAAATCCGGTACCTACTGATCGTGGCTCCCATCGTAGTGTCCGGTCCGCCTTCTCCATGGTTTCCTTCTGATCTTGCCCCAGTCGTGGTGCTCCCCGGGGGTGGACGAACGAGAGGGACTGCCATACCTTATCCGTATATTATTTCACGGGCACCTACCCCTGTTCCATTCATCTTTTGTTCCCTCACCTACAGCGTCCCCGAAATCCTTCAGAGACACACACAGCTTGCAATCGCGCCCCATAGGCACCGCGCACCATCTGTGGTTTGTGAACAGGTGCCGTGCGTTGCGTTGCCTCGAGCCGAAAGACTCGAGCCTTCTTTCTTGCTTCGTTTCtgtctccctctcttctcccGTCTActacctaccaccaccctcgctcaccacacacacacatacacacgcACGAACCCGCCCAACACAGCACACAGCGCACGCCCATCCCACCCGCAACGGGCGCACACAGTGGACGACAAAGACACACAAGACACCCGTCCAGGTATGACCGAGTATTGTTCGCTCCATCCCTTCCATTGTTTCCTTTGCTCTTCCTGGTCGACTCTTCCCAATCCCGTtgcttccccccctcctgtcCCCACCCGCCTGCTCCTAGCTCGAACCCACACAAGctcgcacacacacacacacacacacacacacacacacacatcgtCTTGATCCACGCGCGACCCCAGGCCGTTCTCCGGCCCTCAGTCGCTCGCTCGAATTGATGACCCCAACCTGGCAgctcttttcttctgttGGTCCCCGCCCGCAgtccctccaccaccatcctaTCGCACAGCTCTCTGTACCGAGCCTCGTCTTATCTAATTGAACTTGTCGCGCGGCATGTCTAACTTGCAGCAGTCCGTTgaacacccccctcaccctacGGCGGATTCATTCTGAGCTGGATTGGAAACCGAATTGGATTTCACGACGCCTGTCGACATCGAACCTCCGGTCACTAGACCCTGGCGATCACCCTCTTggtagcagcagcatccaGGACCCGACACTATTCTACGACGTATGCGTGACTGGTCCTCGTCAGTTCTTGGATCGCATCTCTGCGCCCTTTCGCCGTCCTAGTCGCGGCCAGGCCTGGTGAATCCGATCAAGTCTGCGGGTACAGAAATCGTGAACAAGACCTCTGTTTTGTTGTCGCCAACCCAATCTCCCGTGGTGGAAAGGTTCAGCCACGTCTGGCTGGAAAGGGCTTCAAGGGAGCATGGAAAACCCAATGGAGAGTGCGAAGTGCAATGTGATATACGTTCACCGCGCTGTTTCTGAGGACCGTCATGTCCAATCAAGTCATGGTTTATCTGGCAGCGGAGTGTCTGGCTCGCTCGAGGACAATGTCCGTCTCATTTCGAGTGCTTTCGAGAGCGGTAGGCAAACAACTCCAATGATCGTGAGCAGCTGTGAGCTTTGCTAATACCCGAGCTTAGTTTTTCTGTGTGGCACAGGGGAAGCTTGCCTTGGCCACTTGCGGATGCTTGACTCGGAGCCGTcgaccaaaaccaaaccaacaatcATTTTCCTAGACACCCCCGCTCAGGAGCCAATACCAGGCAATAAGTGGTGGGAATTTCCCACCGAACCGGATCTCTATGGGTTTGACTTGCTGCAATGGATAGACGGAGACTCACGCGCCAAGAGGATGTCTAACCTTGTCACAGTGGTTCCTGTGGTCACTCGGCAAGACAGCTCGCTGGCTATCGATCCCGAAGTTCTCAGGTCGTTGCGAATTCAACTTGTCTCCCGTGGGGCTACCGATGCTGTGTTGAGCCCACTCAGCTCCAGTTGTCTTGACGACATCAGGGTACATGTTGAACGGGTGTGCCGAAATCGAAATGCATTCAGCCCACATGGAaggaacaacaacaacaacctaGTCGGCGAGACCATGATATCAACCCTCCTGCCCGACCTCTGTACTTCATTTCAAGGAATCGACGTCCCCCTCAACTGGGAGGAAACTCGCATTGATGCCGAAAAAAAGGCCCTGCTTTCGCACGCTATCGGCCAATTTCAATTTGACGCTCCGCAATTCGAACGCGAAGAACTGAAGGTGGCGGCGTCACTCATATTCGAGCATGCCTTTTCAGCGCCTGAGCTGGCCCCGTGGCGGTTAGAGAGAGGTAGGCACTGCTGCTCGTCGTCGGTCCTTCTGTTTTGTTTATGCTCTGTTATGCTGACCTCTCTTTCGCAGGACAACTGCAAGCCTTTATTGACGCTTGCTGTGCCGCGTATAAGAGCGATGTGGAATATCACAACTTTTGCCACGTGGTCGACGTCTTGCAACACATTTTCCACACTCTTGTTCGCATAGGAGCATTGCCTCCCTATCCACCTACCTCTAGCACCACTCCCAGGCTGACCTCAGACTCTGAGTTCGCGCAGTGCATCGAGCCTCACATAGCGCTCACACTCCTCGTCACCGCCATTGGTCATGATGTTGGGCATCCAGGAGTCAACAACGGCTTCCTGGTGAAGACCAACGACCCGCTCGCCCGATTGTACAGTGATCGGTCCGTTTTGGAATCCTATCATTGTGCCGCCTTCACGGATATCCTCCGCAAGTACTGGCCCAAATTCTACAAATGCGCCACCATGAAGAAGCTTGTGATCGActccatcttggccaccgATATGGGTGTGCACGACAACTATATGGTGCAACTGAGGGGTGTTTTGGACAGGATCCGCAAGGCTCGCGAAGGACAAGAGGACATGGCTCGAAATCACTCGCCTTTCCACATGGATATGGAGTCGAAGCAGACGCTGATCTGTGCGCTTTTGATCAAGTGCGCCGACATCAGCAATGTTGTAAGTGGTCGCCACTCATGTGAACAAAAACACTAGTCTTACCAGCTGATATAGGCTCGAGGGTACGACACAGCCGTGACATGGATGCATACCCTGTCCAGGGAAACGGCCCAGCAACgacaaaaagagagagagagagacgtGCCGACGTCCGTTCACTCGCTGCCTGGCAATGACCAGCTGACTCTTGCTTCGAACCAACTGTTGTTTATGAATAAGTTCGCAGCTCCCCTGTTCGTGGGCGTGGCGGAACTCATTCCGGAGTTGAGTTTCTGCGTCGAGGCAATCAAGGAGAACAAACTGAAGTTCGAGGCCATCTTGAAAGACGGGGATGAGCATGAGAGCTCGCCCTCTCAGACGGATTTCCCCAATGCTCAAAGGCCAAACTCATCACAAAATTCCATGCAGCCCGCAGCCAGCCGGCCCAATCCCCCCGAAATCAACGGCATCAACACAAGCTTTGACGCGGTGGACGACGATTTGCACTCTCACTGTGCCCACAGGCAGCGATGCAGCGAGACGACCGAGCTGAGCTCAGCACCAGACAGTGCCGGTACAGGGAAGATGCCCCTATCACCCAGCACGCAGGGAACGAGCATTGTGAGCATCAATTCGTCGGTTGACCCTCCCGTCAGTTGTGCAGTGACAAGCAGCACTCCGGATTCCTTCAGGAACCAGGGGAAAGGGGCTTTCCAGCACCAAGCCTCGCCAAACAATGGATACCTGAATGGAAACACTAATCTTGGTGGATCTGACACACAATTGGGCTTGGCTCCGGGCGGACAGTTAAAGAAGAAAACCAGTTTTATCCAGAGGTTCGGGGATATGTGGAAGAGGTCTCCTAAAAGTTCGAGCCCATAGCTCCGCCACGCATTTGGTCGGACGAGTTGAGGAGCAGTCCCCACTGCGACTTCACCTACCCGACAGAAGTCGAACCTCCTTCGCACGCAGGCAAGTGCAGGAGCATACATTCGCATATCGCATCACCCAGTTCCAATGCTTGCCGAGACCTACTCAGTCTTCGGGTCCGCGGCATTGTGTAGTCACCCTTTCCATCAGCcgcgccgacgacgacgacgaagaagaatGTGTACGAGTTAGTTAACACTGTAGGGGAGCTCAAGGAGTCTTGTTCTGCATGTTACTTTGGGGAAATGCATTTGTATTGTATAATAAGGGTTCAGGGACAAGGCTCGGGGACGTAAACCTTTCTTCATTCTATTTTagctcttctttttttcttttctcgaTTTGGTCTTTTTTCAACCTTCTTTTTGGGCATGACTGATGGAccctccccttttcttgtCCGGTCATCGGATAAGAtacctttttgttttctttgaaAGATTAGGATGCCGGAAAGGCATCCGGGATTACGGATTCTTGAAGTGGGTGTTTTGATAAAAAGGGGGCGGGTCagggaagggggtttgtagatggaaggggtgggttggaAGGGCTTAAAGGCATGGAAATccccgggggggggggcggtgagaggggggaggggcctATAAGACATGAATTAATCATTCATAGCACTGATTGGTTGCCACAttcttgttgttttgctCTCTTGTTTTCGTGatggctttttttttgtctttaCGCGTACAACAGTTTGTATGTTTCAATGTCTGCTCGTTTGGACTTGACATTGTTTTGCTTCCCCTGTTTTGTTTGTTACATTCGTCCTTATGCACACTCCCTAGACCACATGTATTACTGCCGTTCGATAGTAGAAGTTATTTTCTTATTATTTTGTTTCCTTGGCTCAATCCCCATTTCGACATACTCATGGTTAGAGAGCCGGAGAGTATcagaggaggaagcagcACACAGAGAAGACCGCCACGACGACTCGATAGAGAGACGACACACAACGACACACGGTCAATACGACACAGACACACAGACATACACTCA encodes the following:
- a CDS encoding hypothetical protein (EggNog:ENOG503NZF3; COG:O) encodes the protein MVRLSPLPLAALLLPSLIAAQSTILSSPPPPPASETACNNSPDLCSRSYSNITHIGAHNSAFLRDASTGNSIAGNQYYNATLALSSGLRLLQAQVHLHDNTLKLCHTLCDLLDAGPLETFLSSMASWLFLNPNEVITLLLVNSDSQPITSFASLFESSSLSQYGFIPTNTTTIWPTLSEMISLNHRLVTFITNITPSPSSPYLLPEFSYIFETPFNNTSPSSFTCTLDRPLSAGAASAALSSGLLPLLNHFLYVDLSSGIQIPNVDFIDSTNSPDLVTTGSLGRHAELCSGQDQWGTKPVFVLVDFFNRGPAIETGDRLNGIQGKTAGRTTLPVEGSGGAAAGAATGDAAGARGNLKAFGALVGFLGVALVVL
- the PDE2 gene encoding 3',5'-cyclic-nucleotide phosphodiesterase (COG:E; EggNog:ENOG503NU2P); amino-acid sequence: MENPMESAKCNVIYVHRAVSEDRHVQSSHGLSGSGVSGSLEDNVRLISSAFESVFLCGTGEACLGHLRMLDSEPSTKTKPTIIFLDTPAQEPIPGNKWWEFPTEPDLYGFDLLQWIDGDSRAKRMSNLVTVVPVVTRQDSSLAIDPEVLRSLRIQLVSRGATDAVLSPLSSSCLDDIRVHVERVCRNRNAFSPHGRNNNNNLVGETMISTLLPDLCTSFQGIDVPLNWEETRIDAEKKALLSHAIGQFQFDAPQFEREELKVAASLIFEHAFSAPELAPWRLERGQLQAFIDACCAAYKSDVEYHNFCHVVDVLQHIFHTLVRIGALPPYPPTSSTTPRLTSDSEFAQCIEPHIALTLLVTAIGHDVGHPGVNNGFLVKTNDPLARLYSDRSVLESYHCAAFTDILRKYWPKFYKCATMKKLVIDSILATDMGVHDNYMVQLRGVLDRIRKAREGQEDMARNHSPFHMDMESKQTLICALLIKCADISNVARGYDTAVTWMHTLSRETAQQRQKERERDVPTSVHSLPGNDQLTLASNQLLFMNKFAAPLFVGVAELIPELSFCVEAIKENKLKFEAILKDGDEHESSPSQTDFPNAQRPNSSQNSMQPAASRPNPPEINGINTSFDAVDDDLHSHCAHRQRCSETTELSSAPDSAGTGKMPLSPSTQGTSIVSINSSVDPPVSCAVTSSTPDSFRNQGKGAFQHQASPNNGYLNGNTNLGGSDTQLGLAPGGQLKKKTSFIQRFGDMWKRSPKSSSP